AATCGAGAGCTGGTTTGAATTATTTCATAATAACTGGTTTATTGGTTTGTTGCACATGGATTTTCTCTACATTATCAATATTCTATTGTTGGGAGTGCTATATCTTGCCTTTTACTTTTCTCTGCGAGAAAGGAATAAAACCCTGATAACTGTTGCCTTATTTTTCGGTTTTGTCAGTATTGCAGCCTATCTGTCATCAAATACCTGTTTCGAGATGCTTTTTTTAAGCAGCCATTATTACAGTGCTACCTCAGAGGCAGTTAAAGCCAGCTATCTTGCTGCCGGCCAGGGAATGATTGTTACCTGGGTAGGCACTGCATTTAATGTATACTATGTTTTAAATGCGGTTGTTCTAATAATCGTCGCAAGTGTTATGTTACAAAGCCCTGTATATGGAAAGAAGATAGCAATTACCGGTCTGATTTCCGGTCTCTTGATGCTTATACCTTCAACAGCAGGAAATATCGGCCTTATCTTTTCAATGGCATCCCTTATTCCCTGGCTTATCTTTGCTATTATGATTGCCATTAAATTTTTACATTTGAGCAAACTTTAGAAAAATAAGCGACTAATTATATTTGTCTAAAAGACATTTGTCTTTAATTTTTCCTGTCAATTATGTTATTATAATTACGAGGGCAGCCGGTCCTTCAGACAAGCCGCTTATATCTTTTTTTCAGGCAAAAAAAGAGAGGGTAAAAAGTTTCTTTTCTGTTTACCGGCTGTCCTTTTTTTTGTTTCCTGAATCGGCTCAAATGCAAAAGAGGGTTACAGGGAAAGAGAAGTGTTCCTGATACTAAGAAAGGAAGGCAAATTAATGCCAAATTAAACACTTTAATACAAATACTAATAACTATACAGTATATAGTCGCTTTTTTCCTTCGGAAACCGTTGAAAAATATAGAATTTGACTCTGTAAAATTACAGTGTTTTTCTGCATTCTGCTATTTAATCGGAAATCCTTTTTCTTTTAATTCTCT
This portion of the Atribacterota bacterium genome encodes:
- a CDS encoding DUF4386 family protein; its protein translation is MKENKSVLINEADLERWALLYRIAGYSAIGMILIIPIQIVVYMVYPVPESIESWFELFHNNWFIGLLHMDFLYIINILLLGVLYLAFYFSLRERNKTLITVALFFGFVSIAAYLSSNTCFEMLFLSSHYYSATSEAVKASYLAAGQGMIVTWVGTAFNVYYVLNAVVLIIVASVMLQSPVYGKKIAITGLISGLLMLIPSTAGNIGLIFSMASLIPWLIFAIMIAIKFLHLSKL